In Desulfosediminicola ganghwensis, a single window of DNA contains:
- a CDS encoding GAF domain-containing protein, which yields MIKTETHKEQGFLKVFQEVTRLISMAHDPQEVMDLVVRRLPQLLEVDAATIRLLDEGSDTFLLGAAYGVSDEYLSRATIDSHEVMAELKQGHPTARNDIDISCDHDSCEYIQREGVKSALSLPILYQKKVIGILRLLTRQSRTFPEQEIGFAMSLTEQVGIAITKTRFYNELESQVKFLQELTQISRLVNSTLDLDQVLATIVEKLPTIMGVKGCTIRLLHPATNRLEMAAASGLSDEYLQRGSISREDSIFKVLKGEPVSIYDATTDPRVDYHEAIRKEGIKSILVLPIRNEREIIGVLRLLTTEHHFFTPGEISFAMTVAEEGGNAIEKARLYRKITLLFNQIEEHERFLQTIMDSLWMQLLVLSTDKRVVMANKMFLQTQRLKESEALGGAYKDVSPWSTGDAADLALDQVFAGKAPVAVLEQLELKNKTTWFERHLTPIIDDNGEVEFVIEAVRDITDQKLLEQEKMERMKLQGVIEMAGTAAHQLNSPLFAALGSAQLLKDDLESADLVEDLEMIIRNLKNIADLTREMTAVTGFTSQEYVGDARIVELKRGAKDD from the coding sequence ATGATCAAGACGGAAACACATAAAGAGCAGGGATTTCTTAAGGTCTTTCAGGAAGTCACCCGCCTCATAAGCATGGCCCATGATCCTCAGGAAGTTATGGATCTGGTGGTGCGCCGGCTACCTCAACTGCTTGAAGTTGATGCCGCAACCATACGGCTTCTGGATGAGGGGTCTGATACCTTTCTGCTTGGTGCCGCATATGGAGTTTCTGATGAATATCTGTCCCGTGCAACTATCGATTCGCATGAGGTTATGGCCGAACTGAAACAGGGCCATCCAACTGCGAGAAATGATATCGACATATCCTGTGACCATGACAGCTGTGAGTACATTCAGCGAGAGGGTGTAAAAAGCGCTCTCTCGCTGCCAATCCTCTATCAGAAAAAAGTAATCGGAATCCTGAGGTTACTCACCAGGCAGTCGCGGACTTTTCCTGAACAGGAAATTGGGTTTGCCATGTCGCTTACCGAACAGGTGGGAATCGCAATCACTAAGACCCGTTTTTATAACGAACTTGAAAGTCAGGTGAAATTTCTGCAGGAACTTACGCAAATCTCGCGACTGGTCAACTCAACCCTCGATCTTGATCAGGTTCTTGCCACTATCGTCGAAAAACTCCCGACCATCATGGGCGTTAAGGGGTGCACTATTCGCTTGTTGCATCCGGCAACAAACAGGCTTGAAATGGCTGCCGCCTCCGGGCTCTCGGACGAATATCTGCAACGGGGATCTATCAGCAGGGAAGATTCGATATTCAAGGTGTTAAAGGGTGAGCCTGTATCGATCTATGATGCAACAACTGATCCCCGGGTCGATTATCACGAGGCCATACGAAAAGAAGGTATCAAATCAATTCTTGTGCTCCCCATTCGGAACGAGCGCGAGATTATTGGTGTATTGCGACTGCTCACTACAGAGCACCACTTTTTCACACCCGGTGAAATAAGTTTTGCCATGACCGTGGCTGAAGAAGGCGGCAACGCCATCGAAAAAGCACGGCTTTATCGAAAGATCACACTGCTCTTCAACCAGATCGAGGAGCACGAGCGATTTCTGCAGACCATCATGGATTCGTTATGGATGCAGCTGCTTGTTTTAAGCACGGATAAACGTGTGGTCATGGCCAACAAGATGTTTCTGCAAACCCAGCGACTAAAGGAGAGCGAAGCACTCGGCGGTGCCTATAAAGATGTCTCTCCCTGGTCCACAGGCGATGCAGCCGATTTAGCACTAGATCAGGTGTTTGCAGGCAAGGCACCGGTAGCAGTACTCGAACAGCTTGAACTGAAAAATAAAACGACCTGGTTCGAGCGACACCTCACACCCATTATCGATGATAACGGCGAGGTGGAATTTGTTATCGAAGCGGTTCGGGATATCACAGATCAGAAACTTCTCGAACAGGAAAAAATGGAGCGTATGAAACTCCAGGGCGTAATCGAGATGGCGGGTACAGCTGCACACCAGCTCAACAGCCCTCTCTTTGCTGCCCTTGGCTCAGCTCAGTTACTTAAAGATGACCTTGAGTCAGCAGATCTGGTGGAAGATCTGGAAATGATCATCCGCAACTTGAAAAACATTGCCGATCTCACGCGGGAAATGACCGCAGTGACCGGTTTTACATCGCAGGAATATGTCGGTGATGCACGCATTGTCGAACTGAAACGAGGAGCAAAAGATGATTGA
- a CDS encoding 4Fe-4S dicluster domain-containing protein: MKKYSIHLNSRRCIACHGCEVHCKVNKRLPVGPFLCDISCTPLQMVGGVPKTEITFSSCRHCEDPLCVPVCPTDAMVQRADGIVYIDQEKCIGCMACQKSCPWDIPVQNPDDNKAVKCDLCMDRIDEGLKPACVAKCTTHALKLVELQPV; this comes from the coding sequence GTGAAAAAATATTCAATCCATCTCAATAGTCGCAGATGCATTGCCTGCCATGGCTGTGAGGTGCACTGCAAGGTAAATAAAAGATTACCGGTCGGCCCTTTCCTCTGCGATATCAGCTGTACCCCTTTACAGATGGTGGGCGGTGTTCCCAAAACCGAGATCACTTTCTCAAGTTGTCGTCATTGTGAAGACCCGCTCTGTGTTCCGGTCTGTCCTACCGACGCGATGGTACAGCGGGCTGACGGCATCGTCTATATCGACCAGGAAAAATGCATCGGCTGCATGGCCTGTCAAAAATCCTGCCCGTGGGATATCCCGGTGCAGAATCCTGACGACAACAAGGCTGTTAAATGTGACCTGTGCATGGATAGAATCGATGAAGGCCTCAAACCCGCCTGCGTCGCGAAGTGCACCACTCATGCACTGAAGCTGGTTGAATTACAACCAGTATAA
- a CDS encoding molybdopterin-dependent oxidoreductase, whose product MKKSVYSLCGMCTVRCPIRVESEDNTITWIEGNPHLLGGALCAKGSAGPALVEDSERPQQPLIRVGDRGAGRWREASWDEAFDYVADKLSTIKREHGAESVVLSSRGGPWQAMYKAFIHAFGSPNYTNHDCTCGRNTHHASLSINGVGRKGFAYDIKNAKHLVLFGRDMFSALRIAENHQTLDMLDKGGRLTYADVRQTMTGAKATRFFQVRPGTDYALALGVIHEVIKRELFDKKFIEKYVSGFEELCAFVEQYTPAWAAKECGVKEKNILAFVDEIAEDAPHVIFHPGWNLARYKDSFYASRAMHILNVLMGNIEMKGGLFIPKGAGDCGKKGIRNIDLGKPDIKRGDGVGWEYNHFDKGPGLAHLFFNNMLKEDPYPIKAWIAMRHDPFSGMPDPEQQKLAMDKCDLLVSIDTNYSEFGWYSDIILPESTYLERDTPIVQQKGLKPRLALRRKAIEPKYDTKANWEIFCELASRLGLEETFPFKTIEDIWQWQLEPTGYTMADFDEKGFVEMIDTPVFFDRDNLDAQFKTPSGKIEIVSEKLTKAGLPSLKEYESPEAPEKGMFRLIYGKIAVHTQGHTINNPLLSELMPTNTVWIHTKQAKKLGIESGDLLEVASADKSYSATVAAHVTDHVHPEAVFTVHGFGKDIPRQTRSFRAGLSDQKLMVGKLDDWDQAGGGVNLCEVFVHVKKSIRNTKRRIAL is encoded by the coding sequence ATGAAAAAGTCAGTCTACTCCCTATGCGGCATGTGCACCGTGCGCTGCCCTATTCGTGTGGAGTCAGAAGACAACACGATCACCTGGATTGAGGGAAATCCTCACCTGCTTGGTGGTGCACTGTGTGCTAAAGGTTCAGCTGGTCCCGCGCTTGTTGAAGACTCTGAACGACCGCAGCAACCACTTATTCGAGTTGGCGACCGTGGGGCAGGGCGCTGGCGTGAAGCGAGCTGGGACGAGGCCTTTGACTATGTTGCTGACAAACTCAGCACCATAAAGAGAGAGCATGGAGCTGAATCTGTTGTTCTCTCCTCCCGTGGTGGTCCGTGGCAGGCAATGTATAAAGCGTTTATTCATGCATTCGGCTCGCCAAACTACACCAACCATGACTGTACCTGTGGTCGTAACACCCATCACGCCAGCCTCTCAATCAACGGAGTTGGTCGTAAAGGGTTTGCCTACGATATCAAGAATGCCAAACATCTTGTCCTGTTTGGCCGCGATATGTTCTCTGCACTTCGAATCGCCGAGAATCATCAGACCCTCGACATGCTCGATAAAGGCGGTCGCCTTACCTACGCAGACGTACGCCAGACCATGACAGGTGCCAAAGCCACCCGCTTTTTTCAGGTACGACCGGGAACCGACTACGCACTGGCCCTCGGAGTTATCCATGAGGTTATTAAGCGTGAGTTATTCGATAAGAAATTCATCGAAAAATATGTGAGCGGTTTTGAAGAGCTCTGTGCATTTGTTGAGCAATATACACCGGCATGGGCAGCCAAAGAATGTGGTGTTAAGGAGAAAAACATTCTTGCGTTTGTCGATGAGATTGCTGAAGACGCACCACATGTCATCTTTCATCCGGGTTGGAACCTCGCTCGTTATAAAGATTCGTTCTATGCCAGCCGTGCAATGCATATCCTGAATGTGCTGATGGGTAATATCGAGATGAAAGGTGGTCTCTTTATCCCAAAAGGCGCAGGCGACTGCGGCAAGAAAGGCATTCGCAACATCGATCTTGGCAAACCTGATATCAAGCGCGGTGATGGTGTAGGCTGGGAGTACAACCACTTTGATAAAGGGCCGGGACTGGCGCATCTCTTCTTTAACAATATGCTGAAAGAAGATCCGTACCCGATCAAGGCCTGGATCGCCATGCGTCATGATCCGTTCAGTGGCATGCCTGATCCTGAGCAGCAGAAGCTGGCAATGGATAAGTGTGATCTGCTGGTTTCCATCGATACCAACTACAGCGAATTCGGCTGGTACAGCGATATCATCCTGCCTGAGTCGACCTATCTGGAGCGGGATACTCCGATTGTTCAGCAGAAAGGTCTCAAGCCTCGTCTGGCATTACGTCGCAAGGCTATTGAGCCCAAATACGATACCAAGGCTAACTGGGAGATTTTCTGCGAGCTTGCATCACGCCTCGGCTTGGAAGAGACCTTCCCGTTCAAGACCATAGAAGATATCTGGCAATGGCAGCTTGAGCCAACCGGTTACACCATGGCTGATTTTGACGAAAAGGGCTTTGTCGAGATGATCGACACCCCGGTCTTCTTTGACCGCGACAATCTTGATGCCCAGTTCAAAACACCGAGCGGCAAGATTGAGATTGTGAGCGAAAAACTGACGAAAGCCGGCCTGCCTTCACTTAAAGAGTATGAGTCACCCGAAGCACCGGAAAAAGGAATGTTCCGCCTGATCTACGGCAAAATCGCTGTACACACCCAGGGACACACCATTAACAATCCACTGCTCTCTGAGCTTATGCCCACCAATACCGTCTGGATTCATACCAAACAGGCGAAAAAACTTGGCATAGAATCAGGGGATTTGCTTGAGGTCGCTTCTGCGGATAAATCCTACAGCGCCACCGTTGCCGCCCATGTCACTGATCATGTTCACCCTGAAGCAGTTTTCACAGTTCATGGTTTCGGCAAGGATATTCCGCGCCAGACAAGAAGCTTCAGAGCCGGGCTCAGCGACCAGAAACTGATGGTCGGCAAACTCGACGACTGGGATCAGGCCGGAGGTGGAGTCAATCTCTGCGAAGTTTTTGTCCATGTAAAAAAGAGTATCCGCAACACCAAGAGGAGAATCGCACTGTGA
- a CDS encoding response regulator — MAEILALDDVLDAAILVKKILERQGHTVHTFTGEEEAIDFVKGHPVDLAILDIKLKKMSGVDVLKELKKIDPLLKAIMLTGYPTIETAREALELGAKEYCVKPIDKTELEEKVAQVLAI; from the coding sequence ATGGCTGAAATACTTGCATTAGACGACGTACTTGATGCAGCGATACTGGTCAAAAAAATTCTCGAAAGACAGGGTCATACCGTCCACACCTTTACAGGAGAGGAAGAGGCCATTGATTTCGTAAAAGGGCACCCTGTAGACCTCGCCATCCTCGATATCAAATTGAAAAAGATGAGCGGTGTCGATGTGCTGAAAGAGTTGAAGAAAATAGATCCACTATTGAAGGCCATCATGCTGACCGGATACCCGACTATTGAAACCGCACGTGAAGCACTTGAGCTTGGGGCGAAGGAATATTGCGTGAAGCCTATAGATAAAACGGAATTAGAAGAGAAAGTGGCTCAGGTTTTAGCGATCTGA